Proteins co-encoded in one Zalophus californianus isolate mZalCal1 chromosome 9, mZalCal1.pri.v2, whole genome shotgun sequence genomic window:
- the C1R gene encoding complement C1r subcomponent isoform X2: MWLLYLLVPILFCRVGASIPVSQKLFGEVTSPLYPKPYPSNFEKTTVITVPTGFRVKLIFWQFDLEPSEGCLYDYVKISADKKTLGRFCGQVGSPLGNPPEEKEFMSQGNKMQLTFHTDFSNEENGTIMFYKGFLAYYQAVDLDECASQRNSVEENLQPQCQHLCHNYVGGYFCSCRPGYELQKDRHSCQAECSSELYTEPSGYITSLEYPQPYPPDLRCNYSIRVERGLTLHLKFLEPFEIDDHQQVHCPYDQLQIYANGRNIGEFCGKQRPADFDSNSNAVDLLFFTDDSGDSRGWKLHYTTEIIKCPQPQTLDKFTIIQNLQPQYQFRDYFIATCQQGYQLVEGNQALLSFTAVCQDDGTWHRAMPRCKIRDCGPPRSLNNGAFNYATTKGVNTYQARIQYYCQEPYYKMHTRGGISETARGAYTCTAEGIWKNEWEGSKLPRCLPVCGKPVHPVEQKQRIIGGQKAKLGNFPWQAFTNIYGRGGGALLGDRWILTAAHTLYPKDHEAQGNATVDVFLGHVSVEEITKLANHPVRRVSIHPDYHQDESHNFEGDIALLELENSVTLGPNLLPICLPDNETFYDRGLMGYVSGFGIMEERLSYDLKFIRLPVAKREACENWLRKNKRNDVFSQNMFCAGDPSLKQDACQGDSGGVFAVKDENNDRWVATGIVSWGIGCSRGYGFYTKLLNYVDWIKKEMEGED, encoded by the exons AT GTGGCTCTTATACCTCCTGGTGCCCATCCTGTTCTGCCGCGTGGGAGCCTCCATCCCCGTTTCGCAGAAGCTCTTTGGGGAGGTGACTTCTCCTCTGTACCCCAAGCCTTACCCCAGCAACTTTGAGAAAACCACGGTGATCACAGTGCCCACAGGATTCAGGGTGAAGCTCATCTTCTGGCAGTTTGACCTGGAGCCTTCTGAAGGCTGTTTATATGACTATGTCAAG ATCTCTGCTGACAAAAAAACTCTGGGGAGGTTCTGTGGGCAAGTGGGTTCTCCACTGGGCAACCCcccagaagaaaaggaatttatgtCTCAAGGGAACAAGATGCAGCTGACCTTCCACACAGACTTCTCCAATGAGGAGAATGGCACCATTATGTTCTATAAGGGCTTCCTGGCCTATTACCAAGCTGTGG ACCTCGATGAATGTGCTTCCCAGCGAAACTCAGTTGAGGAGAATCTCCAGCCCCAGTGCCAGCACCTGTGTCACAACTATGTTGGTGGCTACTTCTGTTCCTGCCGTCCAGGTTATGAGCTTCAGAAGGACAGGCATTCCTGCCAGG CCGAGTGTAGCAGTGAGCTGTACACAGAGCCATCCGGGTACATCACCAGCCTGGAGTACCCCCAGCCCTACCCACCTGACCTGCGTTGCAACTACAGCATCCGGGTGGAGCGCGGCCTCACCCTCCACCTCAAGTTCCTGGAGCCTTTTGAGATCGATGACCACCAGCAAGTACACTGCCCCTATGACCAGCTACAG ATCTATGCCAACGGGAGGAACATCGGCGAATTCTGTGGGAAGCAAAGACCTGCTGACTTCGACAGCAACAGCAATGCGGTGGATCTGCTGTTCTTCACAGATGACTCGGGGGACAGCCGAGGCTGGAAGCTGCATTATACCACCGAAA TCATCAagtgcccccagccccagacccTAGACAAGTTCACCATCATCCAGAACCTACAGCCTCAATACCAGTTCCGTGACTACTTCATTGCCACCTGCCAACAAGGCTACCAGCTCGTGGAG GGAAACCAGGCGCTGCTCTCCTTCACAGCTGTCTGTCAGGATGATGGCACCTGGCATCGTGCCATGCCCAGGTGCAAGA TCAGGGACTGTGGGCCACCCCGAAGCCTGAATAACGGGGCCTTCAATTACGCCACCACAAAGGGGGTGAACACCTACCAGGCCCGTATCCAGTACTACTGCCAGGAGCCATATTACAAGATGCATACCAGAGGCGGCATCAGCGAGACCGCGCGAG GGGCCTATACCTGCACGGCCGAGGGCATTTGGAAGAATGAGTGGGAAGGATCGAAGCTTCCTCGGTGTTTGCCAG TGTGTGGGAAACCCGTCCACCCTGTGGAACAGAAGCAGCGCATCATTGGAGGGCAAAAAGCCAAGTTGGGCAACTTCCCCTGGCAGGCCTTCACCAACATCTATGGGCGAGGGGGTGGAGCCCTGCTGGGCGACCGCTGGATCCTCACAGCTGCCCACACCCTCTACCCCAAGGATCATGAAGCACAAGGCAATGCCACCGTGGATGTGTTCCTGGGCCACGTAAGCGTGGAAGAGATCACAAAACTAGCAAACCACCCTGTCCGCAGGGTCAGCATCCACCCAGACTACCACCAGGATGAGTCCCACAATTTTGAGGGGGACATTGCCCTCTTGGAGCTGGAAAATAGTGTCACCCTGGGccccaacctcctccccatcTGCCTCCCTGACAACGAGACCTTCTATGACAGGGGCCTCATGGGCTATGTCAGTGGCTTTGGGATAATGGAGGAGAGGCTTTCTTATGACCTCAAGTTTATCCGTCTGCCCGTAGCTAAGCGAGAGGCATGTGAGAACTGGCTCCGGAAAAATAAGAGGAACGATGTGTTTTCTCAAAACATGTTCTGTGCTGGGGACCCGTCTCTAAAGCAGGACGCCTGTCAGGGGGATAGCGGAGGGGTCTTTGCAGTGAAGGATGAGAACAATGATCGCTGGGTGGCCACGGGCATAGTCTCCTGGGGCATCGGGTGCAGCAGGGGCTATGGCTTCTACACCAAATTACTCAACTATGTGGACTGGATCAAGAAGGAGATGGAGGGGGAGGACTGA
- the C1R gene encoding complement C1r subcomponent isoform X1 — protein sequence MAREENAERWLLYLLVPILFCRVGASIPVSQKLFGEVTSPLYPKPYPSNFEKTTVITVPTGFRVKLIFWQFDLEPSEGCLYDYVKISADKKTLGRFCGQVGSPLGNPPEEKEFMSQGNKMQLTFHTDFSNEENGTIMFYKGFLAYYQAVDLDECASQRNSVEENLQPQCQHLCHNYVGGYFCSCRPGYELQKDRHSCQAECSSELYTEPSGYITSLEYPQPYPPDLRCNYSIRVERGLTLHLKFLEPFEIDDHQQVHCPYDQLQIYANGRNIGEFCGKQRPADFDSNSNAVDLLFFTDDSGDSRGWKLHYTTEIIKCPQPQTLDKFTIIQNLQPQYQFRDYFIATCQQGYQLVEGNQALLSFTAVCQDDGTWHRAMPRCKIRDCGPPRSLNNGAFNYATTKGVNTYQARIQYYCQEPYYKMHTRGGISETARGAYTCTAEGIWKNEWEGSKLPRCLPVCGKPVHPVEQKQRIIGGQKAKLGNFPWQAFTNIYGRGGGALLGDRWILTAAHTLYPKDHEAQGNATVDVFLGHVSVEEITKLANHPVRRVSIHPDYHQDESHNFEGDIALLELENSVTLGPNLLPICLPDNETFYDRGLMGYVSGFGIMEERLSYDLKFIRLPVAKREACENWLRKNKRNDVFSQNMFCAGDPSLKQDACQGDSGGVFAVKDENNDRWVATGIVSWGIGCSRGYGFYTKLLNYVDWIKKEMEGED from the exons ATGGCCAGAGAGGAAAATGCTGAGCG GTGGCTCTTATACCTCCTGGTGCCCATCCTGTTCTGCCGCGTGGGAGCCTCCATCCCCGTTTCGCAGAAGCTCTTTGGGGAGGTGACTTCTCCTCTGTACCCCAAGCCTTACCCCAGCAACTTTGAGAAAACCACGGTGATCACAGTGCCCACAGGATTCAGGGTGAAGCTCATCTTCTGGCAGTTTGACCTGGAGCCTTCTGAAGGCTGTTTATATGACTATGTCAAG ATCTCTGCTGACAAAAAAACTCTGGGGAGGTTCTGTGGGCAAGTGGGTTCTCCACTGGGCAACCCcccagaagaaaaggaatttatgtCTCAAGGGAACAAGATGCAGCTGACCTTCCACACAGACTTCTCCAATGAGGAGAATGGCACCATTATGTTCTATAAGGGCTTCCTGGCCTATTACCAAGCTGTGG ACCTCGATGAATGTGCTTCCCAGCGAAACTCAGTTGAGGAGAATCTCCAGCCCCAGTGCCAGCACCTGTGTCACAACTATGTTGGTGGCTACTTCTGTTCCTGCCGTCCAGGTTATGAGCTTCAGAAGGACAGGCATTCCTGCCAGG CCGAGTGTAGCAGTGAGCTGTACACAGAGCCATCCGGGTACATCACCAGCCTGGAGTACCCCCAGCCCTACCCACCTGACCTGCGTTGCAACTACAGCATCCGGGTGGAGCGCGGCCTCACCCTCCACCTCAAGTTCCTGGAGCCTTTTGAGATCGATGACCACCAGCAAGTACACTGCCCCTATGACCAGCTACAG ATCTATGCCAACGGGAGGAACATCGGCGAATTCTGTGGGAAGCAAAGACCTGCTGACTTCGACAGCAACAGCAATGCGGTGGATCTGCTGTTCTTCACAGATGACTCGGGGGACAGCCGAGGCTGGAAGCTGCATTATACCACCGAAA TCATCAagtgcccccagccccagacccTAGACAAGTTCACCATCATCCAGAACCTACAGCCTCAATACCAGTTCCGTGACTACTTCATTGCCACCTGCCAACAAGGCTACCAGCTCGTGGAG GGAAACCAGGCGCTGCTCTCCTTCACAGCTGTCTGTCAGGATGATGGCACCTGGCATCGTGCCATGCCCAGGTGCAAGA TCAGGGACTGTGGGCCACCCCGAAGCCTGAATAACGGGGCCTTCAATTACGCCACCACAAAGGGGGTGAACACCTACCAGGCCCGTATCCAGTACTACTGCCAGGAGCCATATTACAAGATGCATACCAGAGGCGGCATCAGCGAGACCGCGCGAG GGGCCTATACCTGCACGGCCGAGGGCATTTGGAAGAATGAGTGGGAAGGATCGAAGCTTCCTCGGTGTTTGCCAG TGTGTGGGAAACCCGTCCACCCTGTGGAACAGAAGCAGCGCATCATTGGAGGGCAAAAAGCCAAGTTGGGCAACTTCCCCTGGCAGGCCTTCACCAACATCTATGGGCGAGGGGGTGGAGCCCTGCTGGGCGACCGCTGGATCCTCACAGCTGCCCACACCCTCTACCCCAAGGATCATGAAGCACAAGGCAATGCCACCGTGGATGTGTTCCTGGGCCACGTAAGCGTGGAAGAGATCACAAAACTAGCAAACCACCCTGTCCGCAGGGTCAGCATCCACCCAGACTACCACCAGGATGAGTCCCACAATTTTGAGGGGGACATTGCCCTCTTGGAGCTGGAAAATAGTGTCACCCTGGGccccaacctcctccccatcTGCCTCCCTGACAACGAGACCTTCTATGACAGGGGCCTCATGGGCTATGTCAGTGGCTTTGGGATAATGGAGGAGAGGCTTTCTTATGACCTCAAGTTTATCCGTCTGCCCGTAGCTAAGCGAGAGGCATGTGAGAACTGGCTCCGGAAAAATAAGAGGAACGATGTGTTTTCTCAAAACATGTTCTGTGCTGGGGACCCGTCTCTAAAGCAGGACGCCTGTCAGGGGGATAGCGGAGGGGTCTTTGCAGTGAAGGATGAGAACAATGATCGCTGGGTGGCCACGGGCATAGTCTCCTGGGGCATCGGGTGCAGCAGGGGCTATGGCTTCTACACCAAATTACTCAACTATGTGGACTGGATCAAGAAGGAGATGGAGGGGGAGGACTGA